A segment of the Luteolibacter arcticus genome:
GGCGGCCCGGAACTGGCGCTGGAGCTCGAAGAGAAAGGCTACGATTTCCTCAAGGAGGACGCCCTCGCCACCGCCTGAACCTCAACTTTCGCCCGCCATGTCCTACGACGCATCTAGTACCATCGACGCGGATACCCGCGAAGCGATCGACATCGACCGCTCCAAGGGCGACTTCAGCTTCCCGGAACGCCACAAGTTCGATGCCGGCCGCGGCCTCACCGAGCGCACCGTGGACTACATCAGCGAGGTCAAGGGCGAGCCGCAGTGGATCCGTGAGTTCCGCCACAAGGCGCTCAAGGTCTTCCGCGAGAAGCCGATGCCGACCCATTGGGCGACCAAGGACCTGGAGAACATCGACTTCGACGTCATCCGTTATTACCTGTCCGACGGCGAGAAGCCAAAGCGGTCATGGGACGAAGTGCCGCCGGAGGTGCTGGAAACTTTCGAGCGTCTCGGCATTCCCCAGCAGGAGCGAGCTTTCCTCGCCGGCGTGGAAGCCCAGTACGACTCCGAGGCCAGCTACTCGAACATGAAGGAAGAGCTGACCAAGCTCGGCGTGATCTTCGTGAACTCGAACGAAGGCCTCAAGGAACACGAGGCGATCTTCCGCCCATGGTTCGGCAAGGTGATCCCGACCGGCGACAACAAGTTCTCCGCGCTCAATAGCGCCGTTTTCTCCGGCGGATCCTTCATCTACATCCCGAAGGGCGTGAAGCTGAAGCAGCCGCTGCAAGCCTACTTCCGGATCAACTCGGAAAACTTCGGGCAGTTCGAGCGCACGCTCATCATCGCGGACGAAGGTGCCGAGGTGATGTACATGGAAGGCTGCACCGCGCCGAAATTCGAGACCGCCACGCTTCACTCTGCCGTGGTCGAACTCGTCGCGCTCAAGGGCGCGAAGATCCAGTATGTGACCGTGCAGAACTGGAGCAGCAATGTCTTCAACCTCGTCACCAAGCGCGGCCTCGCGATGGAAGACGCCGAGGTGCGCTGGATCGACTGTAACATCGGCAGCCGCCTGACGATGAAGTATCCCGGCGTGATCATGAAGGGCGAGCGCGCCCGCGGCGAAGTGATCTCGATCGCCCTGGCGAACACTGGGCAGCACCAGGACACCGGTGCCAAGATGATCCACGCGGCGAACAACACGACCTCGAACGTCGTGTCGAAATCCATCTCCGTTGGCCAAGGTCGCGCCACCTACCGGGGCCAGGTTCACATCCCGAAGCACCTCAAGGGCTGCAAGAACAATACCGAGTGCGATGCGCTGCTGATCAATACCCGCAGCCGCACGGACACCTACCCGGCGATCACGGTGAAGGGCAACCAGCACGCCACCCAGCACGAGGCCAGCGTCTCGCAGGTGTCGGAGGACATGCTCTTCTACATGCAGCAGCGCGGCCTCAGCGAAGGTGCCGCGATGTCGCTCGCGGTGAACGGCTTCATCAACGACCTCGTCCGCGAATTCCCGATGGAATACTCCGTGGAACTCAAGCGCCTGATCGACCTCGAGATGGAAGGGTCGGTCGGTTAATGTCACGACAATGAGTTCGCTCCGAAATGGTCCTGTGAAAGTTGCCTTCGTCACCCATGCGGAAGACGAAGTGGTTACTGCTGCCTATTGGAAATCCAAGACTCCTGCTGAGCGTCTCGCCGCCCTCGCCCTCCTCCGATCGCAGAAGCACCGAACCACCGATGGAACCCGACCAAGAGTTCAGGGAGTTTGCCGAGTTGTTCCTGTCCCATGGCGTTAAGTTCATGATCATCGGAGGTTACGCGGTCACTGCTCATGGGAATCCCCGTTACACCGGGGACATCGACTTCTTCGTCGAGAGATCGCAGGAGAACGCCGAACGAATTGTCGGGGCGATTCATGAATTCTTCGGCCCGCTGCCTGAGGTCAAAGTGGAAAACTTTCTCGATGATAGCCGCATGAGCCAGTTCGGCGTG
Coding sequences within it:
- the sufB gene encoding Fe-S cluster assembly protein SufB, translating into MSYDASSTIDADTREAIDIDRSKGDFSFPERHKFDAGRGLTERTVDYISEVKGEPQWIREFRHKALKVFREKPMPTHWATKDLENIDFDVIRYYLSDGEKPKRSWDEVPPEVLETFERLGIPQQERAFLAGVEAQYDSEASYSNMKEELTKLGVIFVNSNEGLKEHEAIFRPWFGKVIPTGDNKFSALNSAVFSGGSFIYIPKGVKLKQPLQAYFRINSENFGQFERTLIIADEGAEVMYMEGCTAPKFETATLHSAVVELVALKGAKIQYVTVQNWSSNVFNLVTKRGLAMEDAEVRWIDCNIGSRLTMKYPGVIMKGERARGEVISIALANTGQHQDTGAKMIHAANNTTSNVVSKSISVGQGRATYRGQVHIPKHLKGCKNNTECDALLINTRSRTDTYPAITVKGNQHATQHEASVSQVSEDMLFYMQQRGLSEGAAMSLAVNGFINDLVREFPMEYSVELKRLIDLEMEGSVG